One Synechococcus sp. PCC 7335 DNA window includes the following coding sequences:
- a CDS encoding CHAT domain-containing protein — translation MILFSRYWLLTLTGFILTIVLFAFPGYSQAPTADRLNQEGFSFLDNGAPSRALSTWREAEQLYRKENDTEGIIGAQLNQSLAEQALGLNSQACKTTARALYIARLVCEPQAESGLISTELAKVEPSSVNTLGIRLLGDNLGLLGNLDEATLALTFARELAQKASLQQSLTTPITFSLANIYNLSFQSALQDYLRIEERAAVERSQRLTQAVENSSKALALYASVGDSSEVVQSTKARLNTIGMLAYIQRQDIGNQPLSQSLMKPITLSAQAAYSALNLNNFDQMTVIDAIYSQLNLANSLLAIKRGNMNSSLEDSITYPDIENLIEAATSSAQQINDNRTLSLAHGTAGDLLSQIGSSDFDTSEQYSVALSLSQSIRAYDISYQWAYKLAKLSEKRGDAANAVKYYESAIASLSSVRNDLLAVSSEVRFSFRERVEPVYRDYMRLLASSEQPKLIAIERVHNSYQLAQIENFLRCGRLVSASELEEDPELVTIHVINLGDFVQVIVSQRGERYGYSMPADSLLTDARRINVNTQADSFALTAEEEIIPYTQRLYDGIIRNAVKAGLIQDKQEIAFVLDAPFQSIPMALLHDGEQYLVQTHPISQSLQMQRVRLGPSGSSALFAGLSKLAPSFSSTSSSSELNPLPETEVEATYLDTYLSASTLLDQDFTADTLGDWLTNRRFKVIHISTHGQFSSIRKETFLLAWNKPIDVDELGRLFKRAEGVDLLFLSACESAAGDSRASLGLAGLAIQSGARYAIAPLWLQDTTAGSLLVQRFYQLLATGESPAKSLQQAQVNLMSSPAYSHPYYWSTFVLAAR, via the coding sequence ATGATTCTCTTTTCTCGATACTGGCTACTAACATTAACAGGATTTATTCTTACAATTGTCCTGTTTGCTTTCCCTGGTTATTCTCAAGCTCCCACCGCAGATCGGCTCAATCAGGAAGGCTTCAGCTTTCTAGACAATGGCGCACCTAGTAGAGCACTGTCCACCTGGCGTGAGGCAGAACAACTGTACAGGAAGGAAAACGACACAGAAGGAATTATTGGAGCGCAGCTAAACCAATCACTAGCTGAGCAGGCGCTTGGCCTGAATTCTCAAGCGTGCAAGACAACGGCTAGAGCACTATACATAGCTAGGCTAGTCTGCGAGCCACAAGCTGAAAGCGGATTAATTTCAACTGAGCTAGCTAAAGTAGAACCTAGTTCAGTCAATACACTAGGGATTAGGCTACTTGGAGATAATTTAGGTTTGTTAGGTAACTTGGATGAGGCAACCTTAGCGCTAACGTTCGCCAGAGAACTAGCGCAAAAGGCGTCTCTACAGCAGTCACTGACCACCCCAATCACTTTTTCTTTAGCAAACATCTACAACCTATCTTTCCAATCAGCATTACAAGACTATCTTCGAATCGAAGAAAGGGCTGCTGTCGAACGTTCCCAGAGACTTACTCAAGCAGTCGAAAATAGTTCAAAAGCCCTTGCTTTGTATGCGTCTGTGGGTGATTCTTCCGAGGTTGTTCAGTCAACGAAAGCTCGTCTAAATACGATTGGCATGTTGGCATATATTCAGAGACAAGACATAGGAAACCAGCCACTCAGTCAAAGCTTAATGAAACCTATCACACTATCAGCGCAAGCGGCCTACAGTGCTTTAAATCTGAACAACTTCGACCAGATGACTGTAATTGATGCCATCTATAGCCAGTTAAACCTTGCCAATAGCTTGCTTGCTATTAAGCGAGGGAATATGAATTCGAGTTTAGAGGATTCTATTACCTACCCAGACATTGAAAACCTTATTGAAGCAGCTACTTCCTCAGCCCAACAGATCAACGACAACAGAACGCTTTCTTTAGCTCACGGAACTGCTGGGGACCTGCTTTCTCAAATCGGTAGTAGTGATTTTGATACAAGCGAGCAATATAGCGTAGCGCTGTCGCTATCCCAGTCGATTCGCGCCTACGATATCTCGTACCAATGGGCTTATAAACTCGCTAAGCTTAGTGAAAAAAGAGGAGACGCCGCTAATGCTGTCAAGTACTATGAGAGTGCAATCGCTTCGCTATCAAGCGTTCGTAATGATTTACTAGCAGTAAGCTCTGAGGTGCGCTTTTCATTTCGAGAAAGGGTAGAACCTGTATACCGCGACTACATGCGGTTATTAGCAAGTAGCGAACAACCTAAGTTAATTGCTATTGAACGTGTCCATAATTCTTATCAACTCGCCCAGATAGAAAACTTTCTTCGCTGTGGTCGGCTAGTGTCGGCGTCTGAGCTCGAAGAAGACCCGGAACTCGTAACTATCCATGTCATTAATCTGGGCGATTTTGTTCAGGTGATAGTCAGCCAAAGAGGAGAACGCTACGGTTACAGTATGCCTGCTGATAGTTTATTAACAGATGCTAGAAGAATAAACGTCAACACTCAAGCTGACAGCTTTGCTCTCACAGCAGAAGAAGAAATCATTCCTTATACGCAGCGACTCTATGATGGAATAATCAGAAATGCTGTTAAAGCTGGTCTGATACAGGACAAGCAGGAAATTGCGTTTGTTTTAGACGCTCCCTTCCAGTCAATCCCAATGGCTTTGCTTCATGATGGAGAACAATACCTTGTTCAGACACACCCTATCTCTCAGTCGCTACAAATGCAGCGTGTTAGATTAGGTCCATCAGGTTCTAGCGCTTTATTCGCTGGCCTCTCTAAACTAGCTCCTAGTTTTAGTTCAACCTCTAGCTCCTCTGAACTTAACCCACTTCCCGAAACGGAGGTTGAGGCTACATATTTGGACACTTACCTAAGTGCTTCAACCTTACTCGATCAAGACTTTACTGCCGATACATTAGGCGATTGGTTAACCAATCGTCGCTTTAAAGTCATCCATATTTCTACACATGGACAGTTTAGCTCAATACGAAAAGAGACTTTTCTTCTAGCATGGAACAAACCAATCGATGTAGATGAATTGGGACGACTTTTCAAACGAGCAGAGGGGGTCGATTTGCTGTTCCTGAGCGCCTGCGAGTCTGCCGCTGGTGATAGTAGAGCCTCGTTAGGTCTCGCAGGCTTGGCTATTCAATCTGGCGCACGTTACGCGATCGCCCCGCTGTGGTTACAAGACACTACCGCAGGCTCCCTTTTGGTACAGCGCTTCTATCAGCTATTAGCAACTGGAGAGTCACCCGCTAAATCTCTTCAGCAAGCCCAAGTCAACCTAATGAGCAGCCCAGCTTATAGCCATCCGTACTACTGGTCAACATTTGTACTCGCTGCTAGATGA
- a CDS encoding ShlB/FhaC/HecB family hemolysin secretion/activation protein, whose product MPSAQHNIGAVVCTGPVVLSLITAANAQVLPLPPNSIDEPLIERELIELPEKQPPVLEVPVLPSAPIQEISPNISTLFVSTVQFVGNTVFTNEQLQAIAQPYTDRFLTYEDLVRLRSDLTNFYVRNGYTFSGVYIPAIGNEFVDPSDATITLQVAEGSIERIVFVGDKRLESYVRERLEFAFTPLNQPRLEAAIRLLQNDPFVQSISANIAPGSAEDRFILEVQAAAQPTLDIRVGTDNQRLPSVGSVQTQAELTASNLLGAGEQVRVSYGRTEGSNTYDVQVGAPVNRWNGTLSFAYASIDGRITEDPIEEFDIRTDSQLYTVSFEQPVIRKVTEDVVETLAVGISATRLNTEATLSGIPFPLSPGANANGTTRVTELSFFQSYLNRTQASALYAGSEFNLGLDAFNATVGSEPDAQYLIWRGQTIWLQRVFNSAQLSLTGALQLSSDPLIPFSQFSLGGPNSIRGYRQDALLADSGASLTAELQVPIVSTQDGQQLSLIPFTGVAVGWNNNRNRALDTNVLSSIGLGGQYEWKDFAARINYAIPFTSIAGTGDSLQEQGIDFEVRYRLRF is encoded by the coding sequence TTGCCTTCAGCTCAACACAATATTGGGGCAGTTGTTTGTACTGGGCCAGTCGTATTATCGTTGATAACCGCCGCTAACGCCCAGGTTCTTCCACTTCCACCGAACTCGATTGATGAACCACTGATAGAAAGAGAGCTTATCGAGCTGCCCGAAAAACAACCGCCCGTGCTAGAGGTTCCAGTACTGCCGAGCGCACCTATTCAAGAGATATCTCCAAACATATCAACATTATTTGTTTCTACGGTGCAGTTCGTTGGCAATACTGTCTTTACAAACGAACAACTTCAGGCAATTGCTCAGCCATACACAGACCGTTTCCTGACTTATGAAGATCTTGTACGACTTAGGAGTGACCTGACAAACTTCTATGTGCGCAATGGCTATACATTTTCGGGCGTATACATTCCCGCTATCGGCAATGAGTTTGTTGATCCTAGCGATGCTACCATTACTTTACAAGTAGCAGAAGGCAGCATTGAACGGATAGTTTTCGTTGGTGATAAGCGACTCGAATCATACGTTCGAGAACGTCTAGAATTTGCATTCACGCCTCTGAATCAGCCAAGGTTAGAAGCGGCCATTCGTTTACTTCAAAACGATCCATTTGTTCAAAGCATCTCAGCCAACATAGCCCCCGGATCGGCGGAAGATCGATTTATTCTAGAAGTGCAAGCGGCAGCACAGCCGACTTTAGATATTAGAGTCGGTACGGACAATCAGAGGTTGCCTTCTGTAGGTAGTGTTCAGACCCAGGCTGAACTCACTGCCTCAAATCTACTAGGTGCAGGAGAACAGGTCAGGGTTAGCTATGGGCGAACGGAAGGCAGCAACACATACGACGTGCAAGTTGGAGCACCTGTCAATAGGTGGAATGGCACCCTATCATTTGCATATGCCTCTATTGATGGCCGTATTACGGAAGATCCAATTGAAGAATTTGACATAAGAACCGACAGCCAACTATACACAGTCTCATTTGAGCAGCCTGTGATTAGAAAAGTGACAGAAGATGTTGTTGAAACGCTCGCTGTCGGAATTAGTGCTACTAGACTAAATACCGAGGCTACGCTTTCCGGTATTCCCTTCCCCCTCTCTCCGGGAGCAAATGCAAACGGGACAACCAGAGTCACCGAGCTTAGCTTTTTTCAGTCTTATTTGAACAGGACTCAAGCGAGCGCTCTGTACGCTGGCTCAGAGTTTAATCTCGGCTTGGATGCATTCAACGCTACCGTTGGTAGTGAACCGGATGCTCAGTATCTAATCTGGCGTGGTCAGACAATATGGTTGCAAAGGGTATTCAATTCTGCACAGCTATCGCTTACAGGAGCATTACAGCTTAGTAGCGACCCTCTGATTCCTTTCAGTCAGTTCTCTCTTGGTGGACCCAACTCTATTAGAGGTTATCGACAGGATGCGCTTCTTGCTGACAGCGGCGCTAGCCTGACAGCAGAGTTGCAAGTTCCTATTGTTAGCACTCAAGATGGGCAACAGCTTAGTCTCATTCCTTTTACGGGTGTAGCCGTTGGTTGGAACAACAACAGGAATCGCGCTCTTGATACTAATGTTTTATCTTCTATAGGGCTAGGGGGACAATATGAATGGAAAGATTTTGCCGCTCGGATCAACTATGCAATTCCCTTCACAAGCATTGCAGGTACGGGTGACAGCCTTCAAGAGCAGGGCATCGATTTTGAAGTGCGCTACCGACTTCGGTTCTAG
- a CDS encoding sulfotransferase — protein sequence MQPTDLTSNPDSQYLNEIKDIKVAPIFILGDQRSGTTLLYKTLADTGYFNVVRAYHIIKYDEILSNHINKREDLAIRDLEERFKEVGISDRKIDHVAATPSLPEEYGFILKNVVGKELFITPRNLPTFQQLCRKIQAISDPAKPLLLKNPWDFPQFLQVKQFARGAKFIFIHRHPVHVVSSKLKASRSVIYGWNEYTAMLSPLYRETLSNPIKRSLLRVLVSKSLGLSLHQTIKSSVDAINYYMESINRLSPLEYISIRYEDLCSAPAATIKQVMNFLTIEDHSGLDYSQVIKPRPLNLLPEVQNRASSIQQRSKAYFDYYGYGIQHLPL from the coding sequence ATGCAGCCTACGGACCTAACGAGCAACCCTGATAGCCAGTATCTAAACGAAATAAAAGATATTAAGGTCGCGCCCATCTTCATTCTAGGAGATCAGCGCTCGGGCACAACGTTGCTATATAAAACACTTGCCGATACAGGCTACTTTAATGTGGTGAGAGCTTATCACATTATCAAGTACGACGAGATTCTATCTAATCATATTAACAAAAGGGAAGATCTTGCTATTAGGGATTTAGAAGAACGCTTCAAGGAAGTAGGAATCAGTGATCGCAAGATTGACCATGTTGCGGCGACGCCAAGCTTACCTGAAGAATACGGGTTCATCCTGAAGAACGTAGTCGGCAAGGAGCTGTTCATCACACCAAGAAACCTGCCTACCTTTCAGCAGCTGTGCCGTAAGATTCAAGCTATATCTGACCCAGCCAAACCGCTACTGCTCAAGAACCCTTGGGACTTTCCCCAGTTCTTACAAGTCAAGCAATTTGCTCGAGGTGCAAAGTTTATCTTTATTCATCGCCATCCTGTCCATGTTGTTAGCTCCAAATTAAAGGCTTCGCGCAGTGTAATCTACGGCTGGAACGAATACACAGCCATGCTGTCGCCTCTCTATAGGGAGACATTGAGTAACCCAATTAAGCGTAGTTTGTTAAGGGTTCTAGTTTCAAAGTCTCTAGGCTTAAGTCTGCACCAAACTATCAAATCGTCGGTAGATGCAATCAACTACTACATGGAAAGTATTAACAGACTATCCCCGCTGGAATACATATCTATCAGGTATGAGGACTTGTGCAGCGCACCAGCCGCTACTATCAAACAGGTTATGAATTTCTTAACTATAGAAGATCACTCAGGTTTGGACTACTCTCAGGTCATCAAGCCGCGACCACTCAACTTATTACCAGAAGTACAAAATCGAGCAAGTTCTATTCAACAAAGATCGAAAGCTTACTTCGACTACTACGGATATGGCATTCAGCATTTGCCCCTCTGA
- a CDS encoding tetratricopeptide repeat protein: protein MAQCLNTYCLHWQDNDAMFCDQCGCPFYIDERLVATRLLSQKGLFSTERSQTAEAFDVDTQQTVILRVVDSEDPLYVDPLLHAVRALQKIHSGKKVPGIMQLVDGDSYFTYPIRPDEPAAHFMVARKVEGISLTEWIQKNGAISEELAKNWLKQLLNAVDALHHEGYLHRDIKPDNIIVTDDLQLVLVDFDTIFCLSDSYWKTPRIGTGAYMAPEQSSGNPLPTSDLYSIGRTIIEALTGKFPLELARYPNECVVWDREAPRLSKPFTELIDRLANKNLLFRPPAASVALTYLSEVEAIPARKRYWRWLSAPIMTTAAAIFAVSLTIAAVGSFALSQQVQSDSERLIAEGNQLILQGDTREGLLLLEEAVELAPDSEEVRAKLAIAYAFIRDFESAIENYKIALEVEPKNAQYLYEIANVYEEVNLQESIFYYMEAVENSEADSSIQLESLNNLARVYLLTDQLQKAEEVLSRIDTHIEDPITRMTVFKNLGWLNYERANYDIAIEQLNQALEADATFPDPYCLLALIQQHRGEDNYNDRATCVFLNAPPKPEVTAWREELNRVAD from the coding sequence GTGGCCCAATGCTTGAATACATATTGTTTGCATTGGCAAGATAATGATGCGATGTTTTGCGATCAGTGTGGATGTCCCTTTTATATCGATGAGCGCCTTGTTGCTACTCGGCTACTTAGTCAGAAAGGCTTATTCTCCACTGAGCGATCGCAAACGGCTGAAGCCTTCGACGTTGATACTCAGCAAACAGTAATTCTACGAGTTGTTGATTCTGAAGATCCTTTGTATGTAGACCCGTTGTTACATGCTGTTCGGGCATTGCAAAAAATCCACTCAGGCAAAAAAGTTCCTGGGATTATGCAATTAGTCGATGGAGACAGTTACTTTACTTATCCAATAAGACCCGATGAACCTGCTGCACATTTCATGGTGGCAAGGAAAGTCGAAGGAATTTCTCTAACTGAATGGATACAGAAGAATGGGGCTATCTCAGAGGAACTTGCGAAAAATTGGTTAAAGCAACTGCTTAATGCGGTAGATGCTTTGCATCATGAGGGCTACTTGCATCGGGATATCAAACCTGACAACATTATAGTGACTGATGATCTTCAGTTAGTTTTAGTAGATTTTGATACTATTTTCTGTCTGTCAGATAGCTACTGGAAGACGCCTCGTATTGGTACAGGTGCTTATATGGCTCCTGAGCAGTCTAGCGGGAACCCATTACCTACCAGCGATCTCTACTCGATCGGTCGAACTATTATCGAAGCTCTGACTGGCAAATTTCCGCTTGAACTGGCTCGCTACCCAAATGAGTGTGTTGTCTGGGATAGAGAAGCTCCCAGGCTTTCAAAGCCATTCACTGAGCTAATCGATCGCCTAGCCAACAAGAATTTGTTATTTCGTCCTCCCGCTGCTAGCGTTGCGCTAACTTACCTATCTGAAGTTGAGGCTATCCCAGCACGGAAGCGATACTGGCGATGGCTAAGCGCACCTATCATGACAACCGCAGCTGCTATATTTGCTGTATCACTGACGATTGCTGCTGTCGGAAGCTTTGCTTTGTCTCAGCAAGTTCAGTCTGATAGTGAGCGATTAATAGCAGAGGGAAACCAGCTAATTCTTCAGGGTGATACCAGGGAGGGGCTACTGCTTCTAGAAGAGGCTGTGGAGCTAGCGCCAGATTCGGAGGAAGTTAGGGCAAAACTAGCGATCGCCTATGCTTTTATACGAGATTTTGAGTCAGCAATTGAGAACTATAAGATTGCCTTAGAAGTAGAGCCCAAAAATGCTCAATATCTGTATGAGATTGCTAACGTTTACGAGGAAGTCAATCTACAGGAGTCTATTTTCTATTATATGGAAGCGGTAGAGAATAGCGAAGCAGATTCTTCAATTCAACTAGAAAGTCTGAACAACCTAGCTAGAGTCTATCTACTTACAGATCAGCTCCAAAAGGCTGAGGAAGTTCTTAGTAGGATCGATACGCATATAGAAGATCCAATTACAAGGATGACAGTCTTTAAGAATTTAGGTTGGCTCAACTATGAACGAGCCAACTATGACATTGCTATTGAGCAGTTAAATCAGGCGTTAGAGGCTGATGCGACCTTTCCCGATCCTTACTGTCTCCTAGCTCTCATCCAGCAACATAGAGGAGAAGATAACTACAACGACCGTGCCACATGCGTTTTTTTAAACGCTCCTCCGAAGCCAGAGGTTACTGCTTGGCGAGAAGAATTGAATAGAGTTGCAGATTAG
- a CDS encoding type IV secretory system conjugative DNA transfer family protein: MTLWINSPKISEESKITADKNTVWLPDAARGTSIIGGAGSGKSFTVTIPTLRSAIAQGLSTMLLDTDYPGLTKTIAPLAEDLGYEVSIFAPGYKESAVCNVVDLIYNCRDATGASQVAKTLVKNFQMAATDASSTDAFFGPAGELATEAALLLAKALKYPDILTAYTILKDEDMISRVRGVSKIDPWLDLAFGQLLSTAKSERTVDSIRGTAALLFGQLMRPDILPSLVGKTTIPLDITGRKLIIFGVKQNIRLVVSPLIASVINALVSRNVLHGRKEPLFLSLDEMPSMYFPEIAEWLSEKRKYGLCTQIGYQSLGQLRKTYGKDQADVIYTNTATKFFFNPQSLESAKTFSETLGEQDVVYKTKNRTYGRPRTRTEHRTKKRLMTPDEFMNQAEGCCVLLSPGYGTKTERFIPVRFQPLKIADSELEIQKMVEESWETFLSEKERTGIGNKQVAPDEISKRIDDFQNRLPIIKSKTNASPLDMMLQDV, translated from the coding sequence GTGACGCTATGGATAAACTCTCCCAAGATTAGCGAAGAGAGTAAAATAACAGCAGATAAAAATACTGTTTGGTTACCAGATGCAGCTAGAGGTACGTCTATTATTGGTGGGGCTGGGTCAGGAAAGTCTTTTACGGTAACGATACCAACATTAAGGTCTGCGATCGCCCAAGGACTGTCTACTATGCTGTTGGACACAGACTATCCGGGGTTAACCAAGACTATTGCACCTTTAGCAGAAGATTTAGGTTACGAAGTCTCTATCTTTGCTCCCGGATACAAGGAGTCAGCCGTCTGTAATGTAGTTGACCTAATTTACAATTGCCGAGATGCAACTGGCGCTAGTCAAGTTGCCAAGACATTGGTTAAAAACTTTCAAATGGCGGCTACTGATGCCAGCAGTACAGATGCGTTCTTTGGACCCGCTGGAGAGCTTGCTACAGAAGCTGCGCTACTCCTTGCAAAAGCGCTGAAGTATCCAGATATTCTGACAGCGTACACTATTCTTAAAGACGAAGACATGATTAGTCGAGTGCGCGGTGTTAGTAAGATAGACCCGTGGTTGGATCTCGCTTTTGGACAGCTATTATCTACTGCGAAGTCAGAAAGGACAGTTGACTCGATTCGAGGAACGGCAGCCCTCCTCTTTGGTCAGCTAATGCGCCCAGATATACTACCTTCACTTGTTGGTAAGACAACCATTCCACTTGATATTACCGGACGTAAACTGATTATCTTTGGCGTTAAGCAAAACATTCGCCTAGTTGTTTCTCCTTTAATCGCTTCCGTAATCAATGCGCTGGTCAGCCGCAACGTGTTGCATGGCCGCAAAGAGCCATTATTTCTTTCCTTAGATGAGATGCCTTCGATGTATTTCCCAGAAATTGCCGAGTGGTTGTCGGAGAAACGAAAATACGGTCTATGCACTCAAATTGGCTATCAATCACTAGGTCAGCTACGTAAGACTTATGGCAAGGACCAAGCGGACGTGATCTATACCAACACCGCCACTAAGTTTTTCTTCAACCCACAATCACTTGAATCAGCAAAAACCTTTAGCGAAACGTTAGGCGAACAAGACGTTGTTTACAAGACTAAAAATAGAACGTATGGCAGACCCCGAACCCGTACCGAACACAGAACCAAAAAACGTCTGATGACTCCAGATGAGTTTATGAACCAAGCAGAAGGCTGTTGCGTACTACTTAGTCCCGGATACGGTACTAAAACAGAACGTTTTATTCCTGTGCGGTTCCAGCCGCTGAAAATTGCTGATAGTGAACTTGAAATTCAAAAGATGGTTGAAGAAAGTTGGGAAACCTTCCTATCTGAAAAAGAGCGTACAGGCATAGGAAATAAGCAAGTTGCCCCAGATGAGATTAGTAAGCGGATTGACGATTTTCAGAATAGGTTGCCGATCATTAAATCAAAAACTAACGCATCGCCTCTTGACATGATGTTACAGGATGTATAA
- a CDS encoding filamentous hemagglutinin N-terminal domain-containing protein, with protein MKKIGIFLSFFLYLTLHHQLAKAQIVPDATLDGGNSLVSGDVDIQVDGGTQLGGNLFHSFETFSIPEGHAVFFNNSIDVERILTRVTGPNSTSIDGLIRANGVADLYLLNPNGIDFLPNAALAIGGSFLATTGDVVRFKDGSVFNTEARDNSVLTSSVPVGLGLSSPNSISVMGLGHTLIGDPKTPLIELAPNPGLTNIAGEGIILIGGDVLLNGAVVRSPEGQIQLAAIQEGSVEFDQNLNSLSYRVEEGGSLSLADSSFLDIRGATGGSVTLTANEINMSGAATIYNSSSVESLPQNSIELASDSLIIGGRTPVPSEASINPLPSSIVVDNYGSGTGGSIAVQANDVRLSNGAVISQRSFASGVPGNVTVEASNSITVEGQSPYNPAATSSIISSNLGPSSTDQMTNLGVISVDTKTLNLIDGGSIISATLGSGNSANLNIEANDILVSSTAEPIIISSLIFTTTSLPPDISQLNATDLLLGNAGDITVNTDRLRLLDGGQIVSSSSSFGDAGRIQVNSTEAILIDGTKVGGDNSRITSGAFTGPPEAIEFFGFEGSPTGEAGLVSISTPSLTLRNAGAVGVQNEGTGNAGDLFINTEQLQVRSGGSISAITRGGQGGSIDIDSQTLFAGPEASISASAAGEGRGGNITIASDAIALIDGSSISADALEGAGGQVVIEADTLLQSDDSTITATSAAGPELSGVVDVRTLEDSLQTETEVVIPTALPQAANTCAGAADDSSFTTVGRDGLPTSNEGLLQASDGWNRAAEANYQTSYSPRNQIVEAQGWVPNGDGTVRFVNQLPNADAESKAAKHNCVNDAPV; from the coding sequence ATGAAAAAAATAGGCATATTCCTGAGCTTCTTTTTGTATCTTACGTTACACCATCAGCTCGCTAAAGCACAGATAGTGCCTGACGCTACGCTTGATGGTGGAAATTCCTTAGTGTCTGGGGATGTAGATATTCAAGTAGATGGTGGAACCCAGCTAGGGGGGAACTTGTTTCATAGCTTTGAAACGTTTTCTATTCCTGAAGGCCACGCTGTTTTTTTTAACAACAGCATAGACGTAGAAAGAATTCTAACTAGGGTTACAGGTCCAAATTCTACGAGTATAGACGGCTTGATCAGAGCGAACGGTGTAGCTGATCTGTACTTGTTAAATCCGAACGGGATAGATTTTTTACCCAATGCAGCCTTGGCTATAGGAGGCTCTTTTCTTGCTACTACTGGCGATGTCGTTCGTTTTAAGGATGGCAGCGTTTTTAATACAGAAGCGCGAGACAACAGTGTTCTAACGAGCAGCGTTCCAGTTGGCTTAGGTTTGTCTAGTCCAAACTCTATCTCTGTTATGGGCCTTGGTCATACTCTTATTGGCGATCCTAAAACGCCATTGATTGAGCTTGCACCGAACCCAGGGTTAACAAATATAGCAGGTGAAGGAATTATTCTAATAGGCGGTGATGTATTACTTAACGGTGCTGTAGTTAGGTCTCCTGAAGGACAAATTCAGCTAGCGGCAATTCAAGAGGGTTCAGTTGAATTTGATCAAAACTTAAATTCACTTAGCTACAGGGTAGAAGAGGGAGGTAGTCTCTCCCTTGCCGATTCTTCATTCCTTGATATACGCGGAGCTACAGGTGGCTCGGTTACACTTACGGCAAATGAAATAAATATGTCAGGTGCAGCTACTATCTACAATTCTAGTTCAGTCGAGAGCTTGCCACAGAATTCCATAGAACTTGCAAGTGATAGCTTGATTATTGGTGGAAGAACGCCTGTTCCTTCAGAGGCGTCTATTAATCCCTTACCCTCAAGCATAGTAGTGGATAATTACGGTTCTGGAACAGGGGGATCTATCGCAGTGCAAGCAAATGATGTTCGTTTATCTAATGGTGCTGTGATCTCACAACGATCCTTTGCTTCTGGTGTTCCTGGAAATGTGACAGTTGAAGCTAGTAATTCAATTACGGTAGAAGGCCAGAGTCCGTACAATCCCGCTGCAACTAGTAGTATCATCTCATCAAATCTTGGACCTAGCAGCACTGATCAAATGACTAACTTAGGAGTTATCTCTGTTGATACGAAGACTCTAAACCTAATTGATGGTGGAAGCATTATTAGTGCAACGTTAGGATCAGGAAACAGTGCTAATCTAAACATCGAAGCGAACGATATTTTAGTTAGCTCAACGGCTGAACCAATTATTATCTCTTCACTAATATTTACAACAACTTCACTGCCTCCTGATATATCTCAGCTAAACGCCACAGACCTACTGTTAGGAAATGCGGGAGATATAACTGTTAATACTGATAGATTAAGACTACTAGACGGAGGACAAATTGTCAGTTCGTCTAGCAGCTTTGGAGATGCTGGCAGGATTCAAGTCAATTCGACTGAAGCTATTCTGATTGATGGAACAAAAGTAGGTGGCGATAATAGCAGGATCACTTCAGGAGCATTCACAGGCCCCCCCGAGGCCATAGAGTTCTTCGGTTTTGAGGGTAGTCCAACAGGAGAGGCTGGTTTAGTTTCCATTAGCACTCCATCTTTGACACTGAGAAACGCTGGGGCGGTTGGCGTACAAAATGAAGGGACAGGGAATGCTGGAGATCTATTCATAAACACTGAGCAATTACAAGTCCGTTCAGGGGGCTCAATTTCTGCCATCACAAGAGGTGGACAGGGGGGGAGTATTGATATAGATTCCCAGACCCTCTTTGCTGGTCCAGAAGCTTCAATTAGTGCCTCAGCAGCAGGCGAAGGACGAGGTGGAAATATCACAATAGCTAGTGATGCGATCGCCTTGATTGATGGGAGTTCAATCAGTGCGGATGCCCTAGAAGGGGCTGGCGGTCAAGTAGTGATTGAAGCCGATACGCTACTCCAATCTGATGACAGCACTATCACGGCTACGTCAGCAGCAGGCCCTGAGCTAAGTGGGGTGGTTGATGTTCGAACGCTAGAGGATTCATTGCAGACAGAGACTGAAGTTGTTATTCCTACAGCGCTACCGCAGGCAGCTAATACCTGTGCTGGTGCTGCTGACGATAGTTCATTTACAACTGTTGGCCGCGATGGACTACCAACTTCTAATGAAGGGTTGCTTCAAGCCAGCGATGGTTGGAATCGTGCAGCTGAAGCAAATTACCAAACTAGCTATAGTCCACGCAATCAAATCGTGGAAGCTCAGGGCTGGGTGCCAAATGGAGATGGAACTGTGCGTTTTGTGAATCAGCTCCCGAATGCTGATGCTGAGAGTAAGGCGGCAAAGCATAATTGTGTGAACGATGCACCCGTCTAG